In Ptychodera flava strain L36383 chromosome 21, AS_Pfla_20210202, whole genome shotgun sequence, a genomic segment contains:
- the LOC139121524 gene encoding probable ATP-dependent RNA helicase DDX59: MHEPCKKNIREMFVPRSLLRSGKPPQAKKTKPVNVVRKDGRAADLIGDKRTDEVKDGQCGSESFMSSSQGQSSKDAIVEEKVKAASEHKETPPEDNDTADFPPSYVPTLEERKANSDASDDEAEAIISYSKDQRWPEPGEPVCIMCGRYAEYICEQTDVDICSLECKAKHLAEMEDERPPTEPSDGNDTLTDVDGTDIYKYEEHEEIKQLRDDQIEELRSQLGIRIKGNSVPRPVLEFRHLQLTDKLKENLEKGGYELPTAVQMQVIPAFLCHRDMMVCAHTSTGKTVSFLLPTIVHILNHMTYNPGTHDPLGLVLSPTRELCMQIEDQAKELMKGLPRMKTALLVGGLPLPQQLYRLKKGVQLVVATPGRLRDILAKEGISLSLLKVVIIDEVDTMFHMGFQEQVTDILKDVPDNVQTMLCSATIPAAIEKMASVSLANPIYVSVGEPSMPNEAVKQIIIWVEEPSKKKKLYSILQDPKYFKPPLVVFVESRVGADMLAAAVYKVCGIHCLALHGDKQQIDRTAILQKFLDGDIPVLVCTGLVGRGIDFPKVKMVVNFDMPTTTEQYVHQVGRAGRLGERGTCITFINNGSKYLFVDFTAMLHTQNVPMPPELANSPHLHHQKEKRKIHHQHRKHWTGKRKKGRWGDDSDSD, encoded by the exons ATGCATGAAC CATGTAAGAAGAACATACGGGAAATGTTTGTTCCAAGATCTTTATTGCGCAGTGGAAAGCCACCACAAGCCAAAAAAACTAAACCAGTGAACGTTGTACGTAAAGATGGAAGAGCAGCTGATTTGATCGGTGATAAGAGGACAGATGAGGTGAAAGATGGGCAGTGTGGTTCTGAATCTTTCATGTCAAGCTCACAGGGCCAGTCATCAAAAGACGCTATTGTTGAGGAGAAGGTAAAAGCTGCCTCGGAACATAAAGAAACGCCTCCAGAAGATAATGACACAGCAGACTTTCCACCAAGTTATGTTCCCACACTGGAGGAAAGAAAAGCAAACTCTGATGCCTCGGATGATGAGGCAGAGGCCatcatttcatacagtaaggatcAGAGATGGCCAGAACCTGGAGAGCCTGTGTGTATCATGTGTGGCAGATACGCCGAGTACATTTGTGAACAGACAGACGTTGATATCTGCAGCTTGGAGTGTAAAGCCAAACATTTGGCTGAAATGGAGGATGAGCGACCTCCAACTGAACCATCAGATGGTAATGATACATTGACTGATGTAGATGGGACtgatatttacaaatatgaagAACATGAGGAGATAAAACAGTTGAGAGATGATCAGATTGAAGAACTTAGATCACAG CTTGGCATTCGAATAAAAGGCAATAGTGTTCCCAGACCTGTGTTGGAGTTCAGACACCTACAGCTGACAGACAAAT TGAAGGAAAACTTGGAGAAGGGAGGCTATGAGTTGCCCACAgcggttcaaatgcaggtcataCCAGCATTTCTGTGCCATAGAGATATGATGGTATGTGCCCATACCAGTACTGGTAAAA CTGTTTCGTTTCTCCTGCCAACAATCGTACACATTCTCAACCACATGACCTACAATCCTGGAACCCATGATCCCCTGGGATTGGTTCTGTCTCCAACCAGAGAACTGTGTATGCAAATTGAAGACCAAGCGAAGGAGCTCATGAAAG GTTTACCAAGGATGAAGACAGCGTTGCTGGTTGGTGGTCTTCCTTTACCACAGCAGTTGTACAGGCTGAAGAAAGGTGTACAG cttgtgGTGGCTACACCAGGACGACTCAGAGACATCTTGGCTAAGGAAG GTATCTCCCTGTCATTATTGAAAGTTGTCATCATAGATGAAGTGGATACAATGTTCCACATGGGTTTCCAGGAACAG GTGACTGACATCTTGAAGGATGTCCCAGATAACGTTCAAACCATGCTTTGTTCTGCCACCATCCCAGCTGCCATTGAGAAAATGGCTTCTGTGTCTCTGGCTAATCCCATCTATGTGTCAGTTGGTGAG CCAAGTATGCCTAATGAAGCTGTCAAACAAATAATCATCTGGGTTGAAGAGCCGTCTAAGAAGAAAAAGCTGTACTCCATTCTGCAAGACCCAAAATACTTCAA GCCTCCGCTGGTCGTCTTTGTTGAAAGTAGAGTTGGTGCTGATATGCTAGCTGCAGCTGTGTACAAA GTGTGTGGCATCCACTGCCTGGCACTGCATGGTGACAAGCAACAGATTGACAGAACAGCGATCCTACAGAAGTTCCTAGATGGAGACATTCCGGTGCTAGTCTGCACTGGATTAGTGGGAAGGGGTATAGACTTCCCAAAGGTCAAAATGGTCGTGAACTTTGACATGCCTACCACAACAGAGCAATATGTCCATCAG GTTGGCCGTGCAGGACGTCTTGGTGAGAGAGGAACCTGCATTACATTCATCAATAACGGCAGCAAATAT CTTTTTGTTGATTTCACCGCAATGCTACACACCCAAAATGTGCCGATGCCACCGGAACTGGCAAACTCACCCCACCTCCATCATCAGAAGGAGAAGAGGAAAATTCACCACCAACACAGGAAACACTGGACTGGGAAGAGGAAGAAGGGACGATGGGGAGATGACAGCGATTCAGATTAA